In the Deltaproteobacteria bacterium genome, one interval contains:
- a CDS encoding right-handed parallel beta-helix repeat-containing protein, with protein sequence MKRVVSVFSVLLLYFLCITCSGGGSSTGTPDSAERIVDASGGGDFRDIQSALNGASPGTVILVKNGTYRGKINIMTSGAPGNPITIANFPDHNPVIVPGTERGNRVEFNANYVVLEGFEIRGGYDGVKFYQGNNTIRNNYIHDNLYQGILIISTDNIVIESNTIAYNGVDPGECQFDGVSSPKHCHGIYMSDFECSGIDNIVIRNNYILGHGGRGIQWNGQGCQSKMTDTLVDGNLIENNSWGLALYYNVEGAVITNNIFIGDSRPNTDDVDWTFIGIWKSQDNTITNNEFHTSLPDFAAVQVYDSESEDSFVDNNIWRVAGTLWIWNGDKRSDWQNYRDITGWDLNSNICIGCG encoded by the coding sequence ATGAAAAGGGTAGTTTCGGTTTTTTCAGTTCTATTATTGTATTTTCTGTGTATCACGTGCAGTGGTGGTGGGTCGTCTACAGGTACTCCTGATTCCGCGGAAAGGATAGTTGATGCAAGCGGGGGCGGTGATTTCAGGGATATACAATCGGCCCTGAACGGCGCTTCACCGGGCACGGTCATTCTCGTTAAGAACGGAACTTACAGGGGTAAAATCAATATCATGACGAGTGGCGCCCCGGGGAATCCGATTACGATAGCGAACTTTCCCGACCACAACCCTGTTATTGTCCCCGGTACCGAGAGAGGGAACCGTGTGGAGTTTAATGCCAATTACGTAGTGCTCGAAGGTTTCGAGATAAGAGGCGGATATGACGGAGTGAAGTTTTATCAGGGGAATAACACCATAAGGAACAACTACATACATGATAATCTTTATCAGGGGATATTGATAATTTCTACCGACAATATCGTTATAGAAAGCAATACTATAGCTTATAACGGGGTTGATCCAGGTGAATGTCAATTCGATGGTGTGTCATCCCCGAAACACTGCCACGGTATATACATGAGCGACTTCGAGTGCTCGGGAATCGATAATATCGTTATACGCAATAATTATATTCTCGGCCATGGCGGAAGAGGGATTCAGTGGAACGGTCAGGGCTGCCAGAGCAAAATGACGGATACGCTGGTTGACGGGAATCTGATTGAGAACAACTCATGGGGACTAGCTCTCTACTACAACGTGGAAGGTGCGGTGATAACTAACAATATATTCATAGGTGACTCAAGGCCGAATACTGATGACGTTGATTGGACTTTTATCGGCATTTGGAAAAGTCAAGATAATACGATTACAAATAATGAATTCCATACCAGTCTCCCTGACTTTGCGGCGGTTCAGGTCTATGATTCCGAATCAGAGGACAGTTTCGTTGACAATAATATCTGGAGGGTTGCAGGCACCCTCTGGATATGGAATGGCGATAAGCGCTCGGACTGGCAGAATTACAGGGATATTACCGGCTGGGACCTGAACAGCAATATATGCATTGGATGCGGTTGA
- a CDS encoding nuclear transport factor 2 family protein, producing the protein MAFNLDKFLNAFETKDADKLIKFLTDDAILQDGNNEPLVGREAIGKAVGDFFELIGGVKFNVIRRWIHPDSIIVQGEVTFTRLDDSEITLPFADIYYLKEDRIQKLYSYIDINPLFERDSA; encoded by the coding sequence ATGGCTTTCAATCTCGATAAATTTTTAAACGCTTTTGAAACTAAAGACGCGGACAAGTTGATAAAGTTTCTGACCGATGACGCTATCTTGCAGGACGGGAACAACGAACCCCTGGTCGGAAGAGAGGCCATAGGAAAGGCGGTAGGCGATTTCTTCGAGCTTATCGGAGGGGTGAAATTTAACGTCATAAGAAGATGGATTCATCCGGACTCGATAATAGTTCAGGGGGAGGTAACGTTCACAAGGCTTGACGACAGCGAAATAACCCTGCCTTTCGCGGACATTTATTACCTTAAAGAGGACAGGATTCAGAAGCTCTACAGTTATATAGACATAAATCCGTTATTTGAACGGGACAGTGCATAA